The following coding sequences are from one Cyprinus carpio isolate SPL01 chromosome A24, ASM1834038v1, whole genome shotgun sequence window:
- the LOC109049041 gene encoding polypeptide N-acetylgalactosaminyltransferase 11-like — protein MGSVTLRYFCYGCLFTSVTWSILLFLYFNLSQESRLSFKNVPIQGQHRFQPRFTRGPAILRRDGSQVHKGHAVETLKLDLSPELGMIFNKQDQEVRDMGYHKHAFNVLISNRLGYHRDVPDTRNDKCRDRIYPVALPTASIVICFYNEAFSALLRTVHSVLDRTPNYLIHEIILVDDHSELDDLKEDLDSYIKQHLQKKVKLVRNEKREGLIRGRMIGASHTTGEVLVFLDSHCEVNEAWLQPLLTPIKENRKNVVCPVIDIISADTLVYSPSPIVRGGFNWGLHFKWDPVPVSELNSPDGAIRSPTMAGGLFAMDRNYFYELGQYDRGMDIWGGENLEISFRIWMCGGQLLIVPCSRVGHIFRKRRPYGSPGGQDTMAHNSLRLAHVWMDDYKEQYFVLRPELRNRDYGDISDRVAIRKRLQCHSFKWYLDNIYPEMQVSSPHKPQHPVFINKGLKRPKVLQRGRLRNLLADKCLVAQGRPSQKGGAVVVRDCDPQDTEQEWAYDEEHELILAGLLCLDMSEIRSSDPPRLMKCHGSGGSQQWTLGKNKWLYQVSVGQCLAVADPHSIKGYVTMAICDDSWSQQWKLES, from the exons ATGGGCAGCGTCACTCTGCGCTACTTTTGCTATGGTTGCCTTTTCACCTCCGTGACCTGGTCGATTCTACTCTTCCTGTATTTCAACCTCAGCCAGGAAAGCCGTTTGTCCTTTAAAAATGTGCCCATCCAGGGGCAGCACCGTTTTCAGCCTCGTTTCACCCGTGGCCCAGCAATCCTGCGCAGAGATGGCAGTCAAGTCCACAAAGGCCATGCAGTGGAGACTCTCAAGCTGGACCTTTCTCCAGAGCTGG GAATGATTTTTAACAAGCAGGACCAAGAGGTACGAGATATGGGCTATCATAAGCACGCCTTCAACGTTCTCATCAGTAACCGGCTTGGTTACCACAGAGATGTCCCAGACACCAGGAATGACAA GTGCAGAGATCGGATCTATCCCGTGGCCTTGCCCACAGCCAGCATAGTGATCTGCTTCTACAATGAGGCGTTCTCTGCCCTCCTTAGGACGGTTCACAGTGTGCTGGATCGCACACCAAACTACCTGATCCATGAGATCATACTGGTGGATGACCACAGCGAATTGG ATGATCTGAAGGAAGACTTGGATTCTTACATAAAGCAGCACCTGCAGAAGAAAGTGAAGCTAGTTCGTAATGAGAAGAGGGAGGGCCTGATCCGTGGAAGGATGATTGGGGCGTCTCACACTACAG gtGAGGTGTTGGTGTTTCTGGACAGTCACTGTGAGGTGAATGAGGCATggctccagcctctgctcacacCCATCAAAGAGAACAGAAAAAACGTGGTTTGTCCAGTCATTGACATCATCAGTGCAGACACACTAGTATACAGCCCCTCTCCTATCGTGCGGGGTGGATTCAACTGGGGCTTGCACTTTAAATGGGATCCAGTGCCCGTGTCTGAACTCAACAGCCCTGATGGAGCCATCAG GTCTCCCACGATGGCAGGTGGGCTGTTCGCCATGGACAGGAATTATTTTTATGAGCTTGGTCAGTATGACCGTGGCATGGACATCTGGGGTGGCGAGAACTTGGAAATATCTTTTCGG ATTTGGATGTGTGGAGGGCAGTTACTGATCGTTCCCTGCTCCAGGGTGGGGCACATCTTCCGCAAGCGCCGGCCCTATGGGTCGCCCGGAGGTCAGGATACAATGGCCCACAATTCCCTGCGTTTGGCCCATGTCTGGATGGATGACTATAAG GAGCAGTACTTTGTCTTGCGCCCAGAGCTGAGAAACCGTGACTATGGTGACATCAGTGACCGGGTTGCTATACGGAAGCGTCTACAGTGTCATTCCTTCAAATGGTACCTGGACAATATCTACCCTGAAATGCAGGTCTCCTCCCCACACAAGCCCCAGCATCCTGTCTTTATCAACAAGGGTTTGAAGAGACCCAAAGTCCTGCAGCGGGGTCGG TTGCGTAATCTGCTGGCTGACAAGTGTCTGGTGGCACAGGGGCGTCCCAGTCAGAAAGGGGGTGCCGTGGTGGTGAGGGACTGTGACCCACAGGACACTGAGCAG GAATGGGCCTATGATGAGGAGCACGAGTTAATTCTAGCCGGGCTTCTGTGTTTGGACATGTCTGAGATTCGTTCTTCTGACCCGCCGCGCCTCATGAAGTGTCACGGCTCAGGTGGATCCCAGCAGTGGACACTGGGG aAAAATAAGTGGCTATACCAGGTGTCAGTTGGCCAGTGTTTGGCTGTTGCCGACCCTCACAGCATTAAAGGATATGTTACCATGGCGATCTGTGATGATTCCTGGTCCCAGCAGTGGAAGTTAGAGAgttga